A stretch of the Amycolatopsis sp. BJA-103 genome encodes the following:
- a CDS encoding NAD(P)/FAD-dependent oxidoreductase, whose translation MTLVVVGASLAGLRAVEAARRDGYRGRIVLIGAEDHPPYDRLPLSKAFLDAEGPGRIDPFHSVSALRDELGVELVLGAAADGLDTTAREVAVDGWTVPYEALVIATGATARRLPGSEEIAGVHTLRTAEDALAVRAALDRGARTVVIGAGFIGSEVAAAARKRGLPSTIVEALDVPLTRSVGAEAGAMCASLHREAGTELRLSTKVTGLETDNGAVTGVRLATGEVLPADLVVAGIGVVPATGWLAGSGVPLHELDGGVVCDATLATGVPGVYAAGDVAHAENPLFDGDLMRLEHWTNAAEQGAAAARHALSPESARALAPVPYFWSDWYDHRIQFVGTPRADEVVTAVPASGGFTALYRRGDRIVGALTVDRPHEIMKYRRHVAGRTPWAEALAFAAGTAA comes from the coding sequence ATGACACTGGTCGTCGTGGGAGCCTCGCTGGCCGGACTGCGCGCGGTGGAGGCGGCGCGCCGGGACGGGTACCGCGGGCGGATCGTACTGATCGGCGCGGAAGATCACCCGCCGTACGACCGGCTTCCGCTGTCGAAGGCATTCCTCGACGCGGAAGGCCCCGGGCGGATCGATCCGTTCCACAGCGTGTCCGCCCTGCGCGACGAACTCGGCGTCGAACTGGTGCTCGGCGCGGCCGCGGACGGTCTCGACACCACCGCGCGCGAAGTGGCGGTGGACGGCTGGACCGTGCCCTATGAAGCGCTGGTGATCGCGACCGGCGCCACCGCGCGGCGGCTGCCCGGGAGCGAGGAAATCGCCGGGGTCCACACCCTGAGGACCGCCGAGGACGCCCTCGCCGTCCGGGCCGCGCTCGACCGCGGGGCCCGCACGGTCGTGATCGGGGCGGGTTTCATCGGCTCGGAAGTCGCCGCCGCGGCCCGGAAACGGGGGCTGCCGTCGACGATCGTCGAGGCGCTCGACGTCCCGCTCACCCGATCCGTCGGGGCCGAAGCCGGTGCGATGTGCGCCTCGCTGCACCGGGAGGCGGGCACGGAGCTGCGGCTGTCCACGAAGGTCACCGGCCTGGAAACCGACAACGGCGCGGTGACCGGCGTCCGGCTCGCGACCGGCGAGGTGCTGCCCGCGGACCTGGTGGTCGCCGGCATCGGCGTCGTCCCGGCCACCGGCTGGCTGGCCGGGAGCGGGGTCCCGCTGCACGAGCTCGACGGTGGTGTGGTGTGCGATGCCACGCTCGCGACCGGCGTGCCCGGCGTGTACGCCGCAGGGGACGTCGCGCACGCCGAGAACCCGCTGTTCGACGGCGACTTGATGCGGCTCGAACACTGGACGAACGCCGCGGAACAGGGAGCCGCGGCCGCCCGTCACGCGCTCTCGCCTGAGTCGGCGCGTGCGCTGGCGCCGGTGCCGTACTTCTGGTCGGACTGGTACGACCACCGGATCCAGTTCGTCGGCACCCCGCGCGCGGACGAAGTGGTGACCGCCGTCCCGGCTTCCGGCGGGTTCACCGCGCTGTACCGGCGCGGGGACCGGATCGTCGGCGCGCTGACCGTCGACCGGCCGCACGAGATCATGAAGTACCGCCGCCACGTCGCCGGGCGGACGCCGTGGGCCGAGGCGCTGGCGTTCGCCGCTGGAACGGCGGCTTAG
- a CDS encoding AAA family ATPase: MEFVVIFGPPAVGKMTVGEKLCELTGFKLFHNHMAVEPVLGIFPFGSPPFGRLVNEFRRRVIEEAADAGLAGLVYTNVWGLDLPEDAELIGSYVDIVRSRGGRTRFVELYADLDERLRRNSTELRLDRKPSKRDLEFSHANLLELDRDYVMNTGETRRVHAQGLIEQHDHLRIDNTHLSPAEVAALILREMPQ, encoded by the coding sequence GTGGAGTTCGTCGTGATCTTCGGACCGCCCGCCGTCGGCAAGATGACCGTCGGCGAGAAGCTGTGCGAACTCACCGGGTTCAAGCTGTTCCACAACCACATGGCCGTCGAGCCGGTGCTCGGGATCTTCCCCTTCGGCTCGCCGCCGTTCGGCAGGCTCGTCAACGAGTTCCGTCGCCGCGTCATCGAGGAGGCGGCCGACGCGGGTCTGGCCGGCCTCGTGTACACGAACGTCTGGGGTCTGGACCTGCCCGAGGACGCCGAGCTCATCGGCTCGTACGTCGACATCGTCCGGTCACGCGGCGGGCGGACGCGGTTCGTCGAGCTGTACGCGGATCTCGACGAGCGGCTCAGGCGCAATTCCACCGAGCTCCGCCTCGATCGCAAGCCCAGCAAGCGTGATCTCGAGTTCTCGCACGCCAACCTTCTCGAACTCGACCGCGACTATGTCATGAACACCGGCGAAACCCGCCGGGTCCACGCCCAGGGCTTGATCGAGCAGCACGATCACCTGCGTATCGACAACACTCACTTGAGCCCGGCCGAGGTCGCGGCCCTAATCCTGCGAGAGATGCCGCAGTGA
- a CDS encoding TetR family transcriptional regulator, whose amino-acid sequence MTIMSEAPSAAATGGPYRQPIVASAIELTVRSGWASVTMSKLAEIVGVSRQTVYNELGSKTQLAEAMISHELARFLSVVRDAFERHPDDLVEAIHDAVRGVLELADDNLLLRAIVSATHGADTELLPLLTVRAGSLLGEATIMLRGRVRDYGPPLDAEQLDVAIDVVVRTVLSHIMQPSDTPARTADALAWMASRVLGTSTTRSLRHLSQD is encoded by the coding sequence ATGACGATCATGAGCGAGGCACCCTCAGCCGCGGCCACGGGTGGCCCGTACCGGCAGCCGATCGTCGCGTCGGCGATCGAGCTGACCGTGCGTTCCGGCTGGGCCTCGGTGACGATGAGCAAACTCGCGGAGATCGTCGGCGTCAGCCGTCAGACCGTCTACAACGAACTCGGCTCGAAGACCCAGCTGGCCGAAGCGATGATCTCGCACGAGCTCGCGCGGTTCCTTTCGGTCGTGCGAGACGCCTTCGAGCGGCATCCCGACGACCTCGTCGAGGCGATCCACGACGCCGTCCGAGGCGTCCTCGAACTCGCCGACGACAACCTCCTGCTGCGTGCCATCGTCTCGGCCACGCACGGCGCCGACACCGAGTTGCTGCCGCTGCTGACCGTCCGAGCAGGCAGCCTGCTGGGCGAAGCGACGATCATGCTGCGCGGCCGCGTGCGCGACTACGGCCCGCCGCTGGACGCCGAACAGCTCGACGTCGCGATCGACGTCGTGGTCCGGACGGTGCTGAGCCACATCATGCAGCCGTCGGACACTCCCGCGCGCACGGCCGACGCGCTGGCATGGATGGCCTCGCGGGTCCTCGGCACGAGCACGACCCGGTCACTGCGGCATCTCTCGCAGGATTAG
- a CDS encoding ferredoxin, protein MMKIEADRAKCDGLGMCEAMAPDFFEVGDDGTVMVLDERPGEEHRQDLTAAVDACPVLALKLRD, encoded by the coding sequence ATGATGAAGATCGAGGCGGACCGCGCGAAATGCGACGGGCTGGGCATGTGCGAGGCGATGGCGCCCGACTTCTTCGAGGTCGGTGACGACGGCACGGTCATGGTGCTCGACGAGCGGCCCGGCGAGGAACACCGGCAGGATCTGACGGCCGCCGTCGACGCTTGCCCGGTGCTGGCCTTGAAACTGCGGGACTGA